In Brassica napus cultivar Da-Ae unplaced genomic scaffold, Da-Ae ScsIHWf_528;HRSCAF=793, whole genome shotgun sequence, the genomic window ATATCAACTAAATTGGGATATATTATTCGTGGGATTGTTGGTTTGCTTTACAATAGCAACAATGACAATAAGGACACAACAATAACATGAAAcagatataaataaatttgtatgtATGAAAGACCAACCTTTTAATCTAGTATAAGAAAATTGAGATTAATGATTTCATTATTTCTTTTGGATTTTTAGCTATCCAAACACGTAAAACTCTTccaactatttttttgtttataacatTTCATTTAAATATCTTCTAAAGATTTGTAGCCAAGTAACTGCTTAGAACCTTTTTTTCCACCATTTTATTAGCTCGATtagtgaaaattatattttcagaaatGCATGTCACggactatttatagatttttaaaatttatttgaatagtCATAAGACTCATAACTATTCAAGTTGAATCGTCACATTCTTCCAATATAAATGTagttattttcaaaagataCTTATAAGAATAGtcacaatttttcatttttaaaagatatttatatgaattttagaaaatacacaacctttcaacattgaacttttagaaaaaaacacaaCCTCTTAAACATTTTTTAGAAAGGACACAAGTTTTCAATTTAGAAAATACACAACCTTCCTatattgaactttaaaaaaacacacaacATTTTTGACATCTTTTAGAAATGGCACAACTTTTCAACATAAGTAACTTTTGGAGTTAAATaagattgctattattagtagatataAGTTAGTAACAAATAAGGAAAACCTTTTAACAGAAAaggaaaaacacaaatataaacgGTTAATCATATTTCTTTTTGAACattattgattttgttttggaaGTAAATAATATGTGTTCCCTTCCgctttaacttttttttcaatattttagtGATATTTATCGAATTACATATAAAGACACATATTATTTCAACATACAATATATCTAgtctaataatttaaataaatgcaATTCAAATCTATAAAGTTTAACCAGTATATAATATTGTACAATAAATTATTGTAGATAGCCGGTTCTGTTACTGATCTGCCATTTGTTTCTATGTTTGTTGTTTAATAGGAAGAGTAGGAACCTCTGGGAACAAGTTCAGGATGTCACTGGGTCTTCCTGTGGCAGCCACTGTTGCGCTGACAACACTGGAGCCAAGAACCTTTACATCATCTCCGTAAAGGGTATCAAGGGTCGTCTTAACCGTTTGCCATCTGCATGTGTTGGTGACACGGTTATGGGTAAACCTGATCTCCGTTAGAAGGTTGCTGTCATCGTTAGGCAGAGGAAGCCATGGTGCCGAAAGGATGGTGTCTTCATGTACTTTGAGGGTTTGCATATCTCTATGTTTTCATCTTAAATGACTTTGTGGGTAAATTGTCATATGAAATCGATATTTGTTGCTTTGCATACAATGCTGGTGTCATCGTCCATCCCAAGAGGTGAAATGAAAGGTAACAGTTGATCTAGTAGTGTTACAATAAACATCAAATTAACTTGTGACTTTAGCctaattaatcttttttttgtatgtgTAATTTATATAGGATCTGATATCTAGTAGTGTTACAATAAACATCAAACTATAGGAAGTTTTCGAAACTGGTAGGTGAAATTTTGCTAGGACTTTATGAGGAAATATAGTTAGGTAGCCCAAACAAAAAATGTGTTTAAAACTACAAAGTTGGTGCATTAGAGACTTCGACCTAAATAGGcgtaaaatatttcgtcgtaaaatccttGTTATATTTAtgtccactttacgacgaaatatgtTTTCGTCGTAACAACCACGTTAAATTGCGccgtttttacgacgaaactttATTGTCATTATTTTATGACGAAATTACgttgatttgttttttcctTGTAAGGGTCTCGTACATAAGACTTGCATTTACGAAGAATtattttcctcgttatttttcgttgctaattttgtattttgtgttttttttgtagtgtaaatTCGTATTACACGAGATATATGTTCCAATGAATTAGGTTTTGTAAACCTATACAAGACTCTTTTTTTCCATTCATATAATTTATCCTTATATAATCGAAAgcgagagtttttttttttggattatagACAATTGATATGACTTAATATTTTGGCTTAGTTgtacattattattatattacaaAATTGCATTATctcgaagaaaaaaaattgtttaaaattatataatttatgaattagtttatttgcGATTTTGTATGTATATTCTTTTCTTATATAACACTCTCTctgtcttttattttttttatttatgaactTATATAGGTTTCATCTCTGTCTTTTAGTTCACATATGAATCTTCTCACGTGTTATTAGTTCAGGACTGCTAGCAAGCTATTCGGCCCATTTTCCTCATCTCATTTTGCAGCTCTTTTAAacatatgtttaaatattattcataaaAGCACGACATTACATTGTGTGCATTTGTTTCGTGTGCAGTAGCCGGAAAACCAACCAACCGATGTTGTCAGACGTGTTTGTTATTTATAAGAATTAGACGGTGTTAAACAAGTAAACTAAGGAAGATAGATATGTATGTATAGTAATGtagacaaataaaataaaatttgtaaacatGAATAGACATGATAATTTGCTCAGTCTCGGCTATCGGAAAGTTCAACATATGTGCCTTCCTTGTGCATTTCACATAACAACTTGTGACTTGTGAGCACGAAGAATAGTATAGCacgttaaataaaaaatgagccCATCAACCGGAAACAACTAAACAATCCTTCAAACGAATGTTACGCGGCAAGGTGGCCACAATACCAGACCACTCAATCCTCCCACGAATATTTTCTCCGACCCTATCCAATGCGATCAGTTTACAGATAAGTTCACTCTTCGTGCAATCAATATTAGGTAGTGGCCAAAAAAACGCTATCTTTCCCTCGAATTCCTCCATTTTTTGAGCAGCAAATGAATACATTTCTAACTTCCCATCCTTGCCATCACGATCAACCACTCTTGTCCAAACCTTGAGCTTTGTGTTAAACCACATTAACCCACTCCACTGAAAACAAGCGTAGAGTACATTCTTTACCACACACAAGAACTTCACATAACTTAGCATCTCCGTTGCTTCATTTTTTATACCTTCTCTCGGACTATACGTGCTGACTCTCCCATCCCTGCCCACCATATAAACCTTTTGCTTCATAGACACACTAAACTCCGATTCACATTTCACCTTCTCCTCGCCAGCGAAGTCCCAGGTCTGTGTTTCTGGATCAAACACTTCCACTTGGCTATCTTCATCACTTCCTCCAATTACATATATCTTCCCCTCAACCACTCCCACAGCTACTTTGTACTCTGCCGACCGACCCACTTTCATGCTTGGAGCCGTCCGTAAATGACCAGATCGAGTGTCAAGGATCCAAAGCTTCGTGGAGGGAACGGAGACTCCACCAATGAAATAGATATCTGGTCCCACGGAGACTGCATAACCAAGACAAGGGCCCGAGACATCCGCCGACGACAGAGATCGGTGCTCCAACTGATAGTCAGTGGTCTTCTCACCCGGACGGAAAGTGATCCAGCTGTAGCTAGGGGACCGTGAAAACCTGCCTTGATAGAAATAATAAGAGACGTAGACGGACTTGAGCTGGGATCGCAAACGGTGGAGTTCTGCCGAGCGCACGAGCGACCTGAGGGTTTTGGAGACCAAAGAGAGGTTTAGGTCGTAGCATCTCGGAACGCGGAATAAGCATTTCAATGCAACGTCGTCTGGCAACGACGAAAACGATGACGATGGCCGTGATTTCTTCGACGCGGAGGCGGCTACAATTGACATCTTGATCGTATCTAGATAAAGAAACCTAATACAGTTTGATCATCTTATATATACTCCCTCCCGtagaaaatcttattttctagacttttttgttatacaaaaatatattttatacattttaaggTACAACTTTGTatacgttaaaaatatatattgtaaatatttaaatttattaaatatcactggttgataattattaaattttgtataataaaaataattaaaaacttaattacaaaatttattatattcgAATTTGCGTAAATACactagaaaattttattttcagaaactgaatgattaatttctttttaacttttagttgacaaattttttttaacatattttaaattgaatTATAGGATGTTGttattcaatatataattatagatattttgtaaaaaactctgcaaatagattttatttttaaaaatacattgtgttttatttcttttgaaaactacacttttTGTTAAGTTAAAATACTAAATCatcctaacaaaaaaaatatataactacattaagaatttaaatttaatatttgattttttatttaaatgaaaaatagtaaaaaaaagtgaaaataatCATACTTGAAGTCTTTAACTTGAAGATACAATTTTTTGTGTGAATCAAAAAATTTCACATACTTTGGAATTTAACAAATTTTGATGGAAAATTACCACAatccacaaataccacattcatagtaccatttTTTATGTCTACACTAATCATTTTTACTcttacttttaatgaagggtagaAGACACTTATAccggttaactaatctagacttagggtttagagttgaggatgTGGTAAGatttttggaatatgaaatttatgattctaataaacatataaataatacttaaaaaatataatttttaaaaaaatagtttcaaacataattttcgattttcaaaaagaaaatttggaaaaaaaaaactaaaaaaaaaatcaaaaacaaattcaaaaagaaaaaaaaattataaaaaagttcgaattttaaaaagtataattcgaaaacataatttttttatttaaataataatttattatatatatagagaacaagggtatgatgacaaaaaaaaaatagagaacaaGGGTATATgaatcttttgccacttaatgaagaatatatttttgaaaaagtcATTTTAATGGTGGTAAAGAGGAAAAGTAGTCAACATGAAGTTTCCCCAATTTTGATCAAGTGCTATTGTGCTTTATGAGTTTTGAATATTTACCCTCTGTTAGAAATTTTGAACATACTCATGACTAATGCAACAATTTATGACCTCATGAGTTTTATTACTTACtggaaaaagttttttttattatgacaaGTTCAATGTGATGATGAGTTTTAATATGTAAAATCTTACATAATGCATTAcgaaagtaataattttttccATAATAATATATGTCTATATAAGATTAATAGTTCTTCAAATGATAAACATtgaacttttaaattatttttccatttctatatttaaattattaaatcattagtatatcTTGGAAAATTACCACATATACtacattcatagtaccattttttatatatacactaatcatttttaccctgacttttaatgaaaggtaaaagacatttatacttCTAGGATTAACTGATctaacttagggtttagagttgagggatagggtagggtttttggaatataaaatttaggattttaataaatatataaataaatcattaaaaaatataaaaaaattaaaaaatagtttcaaaataatttttgattttcaaaaagaaaatttgaaaaaaaaaaaagaatttattaaaaagttcaaatttgaaaaaagtgtaatttgaaaacataaaaaaaaattaatttatttaaataatgaattattatatatgtagAAAACAAGGGTGTAAGAGTCTTTTGctacttaatgaagaatgtatttttgaaaatgtctattTAGTGGTCGTAAAGAtaaaaagtggtaccatgaaagtggtaaacatgaaatttctcCATATATCTTACCtcaataatttcaaaattaaaattttataagataatatttaaatgaaatCTGATCAAAATGTCCTTTTACATATTGGTATAAAAGGGGATGTGTGTTGTGCGAGATGTGGATATCTcgaggaatcaataaaccatgtgttttttgagtgTCCTCCAGCGATTCAGGTGTGGGCTCTCTCCAAAATACCATCAAATCCGGCTATCTTTCCAACAAGCTCGCTTCTCACAAATATGGATCACCTATTTTCGAGAGTTATCCCGAAAATGGATGATCACCAATTTGCATGGATTctatggtatatctggaaaggcagaaataataaagtatttaGTAATATTGATATAGACCCCAGAGACACTCTTAATTTGGCGGAGGTCGAATCCACTCTATGGGCGGAGGCACAAATTCTGCATACAAAGGTGATACCAAACATAGAAGTGGGGACTTTACAATCAATACCAGGACGATGGTGTTTTGTGGATGCCTCCTGGAAAGAATGTGATCCAATGGCCGGACAAGGTTGGTATAGCACTTTAGAAGGTTTTGACGGTTTGATGGGTGCAAGGAATGTTAGGGCTCCTCTGTCTCCCCTTCACGCAGAGATGGAAGCACTACTTTGGGCTATGAAATGTATGAGAaacttacgtcaatttcaggttacatttgcaacggattgttcccgattggtaaagatggtttcggaaccacaGGAATGGCCAGCTTTTGAAGCTTACTTGGCAGATCTCACGATTTTGAAGGCTAGTTTTCACAGCTCACAGATCATTCATATCTCGCGGACGCAAAATAAAAAAGGCGGACAGCCTAGCACGGAGTGCCAGGAGACAGCCGTCTTTCGTTGTCcatatggatgcggagttacctttttggtttttagagACTATATGAGTCTCTttgttgttgtcaaaaaaaaaaaaaaaacgtatagGAAAAGTGTAAtgagaaattgccacaaataccacattcatagtaccacttttcatgtttacactaaccacttttactttcacttttaataaagggtaaaatacaattatacccttagggttaactaatctaaatttagtttagagttgagggggtGGGGTATAGTTtttggaatgtaaaatttatgattctaataaatatataaatacttaaaaaatatataaaaatagttttcaaacataattttcgtttttcaataagaaatttgaaaaaaaaataaaaaaaaaaattcaaaaaaaaaaaaaatttaatcaaaaagttcaaatttgaaaaagtataattagaaaacataaaaaaaaataattttttttttatttttttttatttttttatttttttttattttttatacatttttttaaatttttttttatttttttattttattttttatttaaataatgatttattatatatataaataacaaggacataagagtcttttgccatttaatgaagaaggtatttttgaaaatgtatcattagtggtggtaaaaatgaaaaatggtattatgaaagtggtaaacatgtaaatTCCCCAAgtgtaattttcaaaaacaaattgaatcaatgcatttttcaaatttgataacATAAACTGAGTATTTTCCTAATTATccatttattataactaatgCTAATTATAAAAGTAtccttaataaatttaaaatcttatgtTTAGTTTCACTATTTTAGCTTTCTTTTAATATTGGCTTAcaaaatacacatatatatatataaataaatatttataaattcaaaacttggTAATATTATCTTTATAATTAATTCCATGATAAATtggtaatatttatataataaattggtaatatttataaaattcaaaaattggtAACAACTTATTGTTGTCAAGTTGTGTTTAAATATTTGCAAATAAAACAAGTAATAAGTACGAAACTATGTTAGCTACTGGTTTCGATATTACTCATTACTTGccaataaaaaacatttttgttgtAAGATTTTTGTCAAGTGTTGTAAGATTTAAGAAGTAAACAATACTCTTATACCAAAAAATTCATGTTTTtcccattctttttttttaataatatacacaAATGTTTCTTTCAAATGGAGTAAACAGAAAAAATTCTCGTgttcttattaataaattattatttagtaaACAGTTTTTGGAACTCAAAATTACTTACAAATAACTTAAAATAACCACAAATAGCAAATAATAAAACAGGTCAAATAACTTCTATATAATTCATTCTAGAGCAAGTAttcgaaataataaatattcgaTTTTAACAAGCCAAGTAcaagtctaattttttttacttatacaAGATAATTCAAGTATTAAGTATACACAAAACAGCAACTTGTGTCTAGCCCTCAATTTCACTTTTCAGAAGCATTAAATTGTTTGGGATAACTTGTATAAACAAGtacataaaatctaaaaaaaattctacatgtattcaaataaaaaaaaagaagcaaaatagCAGTTCTTGTTTATCCATTCTTAGTCTCCTCTAGGTGGATGTTTGTGATTATTTTAACAAAGTTTTATCTCCTTTTTAACGCAATTTAATTATGCTTATTACGaacaatgaaaaatattatatatatacaattttataaatgaCAATTCTACCAGTTTTATGAAAATTCACGTCCTGCTACACCACTATGAGCTGCCCTATAAAACTAGACATTATAATACTTTTTGCATCATATTAAAAATtccttgtaaatttttttttccagtaaCCAATATAATTTATCTTTCATAGGGCTTGAAActcatatcttttattttataagaattAGTAAAAAACTCTTTTAACCAAATCCCTGGACCAGTAGATTCCCACTCACAAAATCTCTCTAACTCCTTCTTCTCTTTATATAAGTCCTACGTTATAAatgacttatatatatatatattattttattttttgcattAGTAACTTTGACTTGGTAACATTCAACAGTTACAATTTGTGTTTGCAGTAGAGTGAGTAGAAAGCCCAAAACCCAAATTTCACAAGAATCCTACTATGTATTAATTgagaatttatttaaatgatttttactTAGGTATCACTCATATAGAGAGTctgaaaaaaattgttataatttgactggtcgataattttttatttttatttattttaattatgttcaagaaaagaaattataaagCCAGTAATGTTAGTTGCCAGAATATACATATTGATCTATATTAATCCTTGTTCTAAAACTCGGCCAAGTTGCCGATTACTCGTCCGATTAAACGTACATCAGAAGGTCACTGTGGCGAAATGGAGGTGATCGGTATGTCTAGGCGCTGAACCGTATAGTGAATGCGATAGCTGGAGAAATAGAGAAATCGCCGCTTAATTTTGTAAAAACGATTTGTCCAAATCTGATTAAGTATGAAAATATCAAAGTTTTTAGCAAGAAATAAGATTATACCTTATAAATCTTCTATACGAAGTTGAATCCGACAAGAATAGCTTCTTAAAATGGTGAAATCGTGGAAAAATTGAAGGCGGCTACGTGTTAGATCTGGAAAATAGCAGAAGAAGGTTGAAGACAAGGGTGAATTGGTCATTTTACTTTCATTaaacctaaaaaaataaaatgccaACAGGGCGGCTGCCGCGATTCGAATCTGTCACATGCAGGAGTTACACGGAAGACACAAACCACAAGACGAGACTAaaccaatttttattaaatgcaatttactttatatatacgCGTTTACTTTAAATTTTAGTATCAAATTATCAAATATCTTTGATAAACATGTATTATACAAAAAGttgtattatatttatttaaagtttgatattatacaaataaaaatataaaaaaaattccgctCCGAGTACTCCTCGATTTTTTCCGCTTTTTCAAAAAATCGCTAAGCCCGTGTGTGCCACACGCGTAGCACCTAACGAGTTTCCGAACAAGGATATTAACTAATTAAAAGGTTGATATGAAATCATGATAATCAATTAGTTGCCTTAAAAAATCGTTAGAATTTAATTGGTTGATTATCAAACCAAATAATACAAGGAATAAAAGTTATATtctgaaatttattattaagCACATGCAATAATATAATACAGTTTTGATGATAAACAAAATGATTTCGGAACAGAGtaaatttaagaaaaagtaATCAAACATTTTACATCTTTCAACATTAAAAAGACGAATCATCTTATCATTTTTTTGAAGCAAAGTACAAATTTgatataatacatataaaagaatattaatgtattttaaaattttactcttataaaaattcatatcaatgATACAATATCAGTTATACAATTTTAGATTataaatattactaaaatatatttaaaatagttggtaggatttagttaaaaatatatagttgttTTCGTTAAAATCtattgattttgaaaattatttataataatatttttaaaaattatttctctttggattatataaaattgaaggaaaatacaaaatttgttttataaaatttaacgTTACTCAAAACTTTCATGATATATCAATTGAGAATTCACTTTAGTGACTTTTGCTTATATAACTCATATAGAGAGTTTgtgaaaaattattataatttgattggttgataatttttaatttttaactactttcaaataaagaaactataaaactaattaatgttAGTTGCCAATAACCCAATAATTacatattgatttatattaactaattaaaaGGTTGATAAGAAATCATGATAATCAGTTAGTTGCCTTAAAAAATTgctataatttgattggttgattatcaaaccaaataatataaggaatgaaatttatattcttaaatttattataaaacaaatccAATAATACGATACAATTtggtaataaaaaaatta contains:
- the LOC125604360 gene encoding F-box/kelch-repeat protein At2g22050-like, with amino-acid sequence MSIVAASASKKSRPSSSFSSLPDDVALKCLFRVPRCYDLNLSLVSKTLRSLVRSAELHRLRSQLKSVYVSYYFYQGRFSRSPSYSWITFRPGEKTTDYQLEHRSLSSADVSGPCLGYAVSVGPDIYFIGGVSVPSTKLWILDTRSGHLRTAPSMKVGRSAEYKVAVGVVEGKIYVIGGSDEDSQVEVFDPETQTWDFAGEEKVKCESEFSVSMKQKVYMVGRDGRVSTYSPREGIKNEATEMLSYVKFLCVVKNVLYACFQWSGLMWFNTKLKVWTRVVDRDGKDGKLEMYSFAAQKMEEFEGKIAFFWPLPNIDCTKSELICKLIALDRVGENIRGRIEWSGIVATLPRNIRLKDCLVVSG